The Microbacterium horticulturae region AAGGAGTTCGACGCACAGTTCATGAAGGACCATCCGAATATCAAGGTGGTCCTCCAACCGGTGGCCGACTACGGCGACTACCACACGAAGCTGCTCACCGAATTGGCATCGGGTACTGCACCCGACGTCTTCTACATCGGCGACGACCAGATCGGCAAGTTCGTCAACTCGAACGTGCTCATGCCGCTGAATGAGCTGATGAGTTCGAAAGACAGCAAGACCAAGCCCGACGATTTCGCGCAGGGGCTGCTGGGCGCCGCCGAGAAGGACGACAAGATCCTCGCCGAGCCGAACGACTCGAACCCGGACGCGCTCTGGTATGACAAGGTCGCGCTGAAGAAGGCCGGCATCACCGAAGATCCCGCGACCCTCGCTTCCGAAGGCAAGTGGACGACGCAGAAGTATCTGGAGATGAACGACAAGCTTCACGCCGCGGGTCTGACCGGATCGATGTTCTGGAACTACTGGTCCACGCACTGGAGCTGGATCTCCTCGCAGGGCGGCAAGGCCTTCGACGACAACGGCGACTTCGTCGCCAACACCGATCCGACCTCGGTGGCGGCGATGGACACGTTCGGCAAGTACTTCCAAGACAAGACGTTTGTCGTCGCCGACACGCTGCCCAGCGGTGCCGGGGCCGACTCAGTGTTCGTGACGCACAAGGCCGGGTTCTTCATCCAGGGCCGCTACACGATCGGCACCGTCAAATCGGCCGGCGACCCGCAGAACTACGATGTCGCCCCATGGCCGACGCCCGACGGCAAGGCCGCGCCCACCGGCGTCGCCGTGAGCTACCTCGCCATCAATGACAAGACGAAGGTGAAGGATGCCGCGTTCACGTTCTGGACGAACTTCCTGAGCAAGGACGGCCAGACGTTCCGCCTGAAGGGCAGCGGCAACGCCGTGCCCTCGATCAAGGGCGCCGACAGCGTCGTGCTCGACGGCTACCCTGATCACGCCCAGACGCTGCTCGACATGCGCGACCTCGGCTTCGAGGACTACGCAACCGAAGCGCAGGTGCCCGGTCTGTCGACCGACGTGAGCGACATCATGCTCAAGCTGTACCAGGGCAAGCTCACCGGCCAGCAGGCGCTCGACCAGTCGGCCCAGCTCATCTCGAGCAAGACCTCGGGCAAGTAGGAGCCGGGTCGTGACCGGGTCCTCCGTCGGCATCGCGGACGCCGCGATGACCGGAGTGCCGGCGCCGGGCGCGCCTCGTGCAGAGGCCGCCTGGCGCCGACGCGACCGCCGCTGGGGCTATGTCTTCGTCGCGCCGCAGATGATCGGGATGGGCGTTTTCGTGCTCGTCCCGTTCATCGCCGCCCTCGTGCTCGCCTTCGCGCAATGGGACGGCCTGACGCCCCTGAGCTGGGTGGGCTTCGACAACTTCAAGACCGAGCTGACCGACCCGCTGTTCGGGCGGGCGCTGGTCAACACCATGCTCATCGCCGTGGTCACGGTGCCGATCGGGCTGGGGCTGGCTGTCATCGTCGCCGTGGCGCTCGAGCGGCTGAAGACCCGCACGCTCTACCTGGCGCTGTTCTTCGCCCCGGTGATCACCAGCAGCATCGCCGTCGCCATGATCTGGCAGCAGCTGTTCCGCACCGACGGCATCATTTCGCGCACGATCGCGGCGGCCTTCCACGTGCCTGCCCCCGACTGGCTCGCCGACCCGCACCTGGCGCTGATCGCCGTGTGCATCGTGACGATCTGGTCATCGCTGGGTCTGAACGTCGTCATCTTCCTCGCGGGCCTGCAGAACATCTCGCCGAGCGTCATCGAGGCCGCACGCATCGACGGTGCCGGCGCCGTGGCCCTGTTCTTCCGCATCCGCCTGCCGCTGCTATCGCCGGTGATCTTCTTCTCGTCGATCATCGCGTTCATCAGCTCGCTGCAGACGTTCGACATCGTCTTCGTACTCGTGGCCAACGCCGGCCCCGACAACGCCACGCGCACGATCGTCTACCACATCTACGATCTTGGCTTCGGCAAGACGCAGTTCGGCGTCGCCAGCGCGGCATCCATTCTGTTGCTGATCCTGACGCTGGTGATCACCGCGATCCAGTTCGGGTTCCAGAAGCGGTTCGTGCATTACGAGGAGGGCGCGGCATGAGCACCCCCAAGCCCCGGCTGACCGACGGCACGCTCGCGGCGGCGACCGACTCCACGCGGGCGCTGACCGCCCCCGGCACGTCCTTCCGGCCGCACGCGCGCCCCGGACGCACGAAACGCCGCGTGACCGCGACGATCCTGCACGTCGTGCTGCTGCTGGCGGGGCTGGCGATGGTGTATCCGTTCGTGTGGATGCTGGTGACGGCGTTCAAGGGGCTACCGCAGCTACTCAACCAACCGCTGAGCTTCTGGCCGAACCCGTGGCAGCCGCAGAATTTCATCGACGCGTGGAACGACGCCCCGTTCGGCCAGGCGTACGCGAACAGCATCTACATCGCGATCCTCGTCGTGATCGGCACGCTCATCACCGCGTCGATGGCCGGCTACGCGTTCGCGCGCATCAAGTTTCGCGGCTCACGCGTCATGTTCGTCATGTTCCTGGCCACGCAGATGATCCCGATGCAGGTCACACTCATCCCCTTCTATCTGCTCATGGCCAAGTTCGGGTGGGTCGATTCGCACCTGTCGCTGATCGTCCCGGCGGCGCTGGCGAACCCGTTCGCCGTGTTCCTCATGCGGCAGTTCGTGCTGTCGCTGCCGAAGGAGCTCGAAGAGGCCGCCCTCGTCGACGGCGCCGGCCGCTGGCGCGTCTTCTGGAGCATCGTGCTGCCCAACCTGCGCCCCGGCCTCGGCGCCCTGGCGATCATCGTGGCGCTGGGCACATGGAACAACTTCCTGCTGCCGCTGGTCATGCTCAACAGCCAGAACCTGTTCACCGTGCCGTTGCTGCTGCAGAGCTTCCAGGGGCAGTTCGGCTCGATCAACTACGGGCTGATCATGGCCGCGTCGGCCGTGGCGACGATCCCCATGCTCGTCGCGTTCGTCATCGGCCAGCGGCAGATCCTCAACAGCATGGCCGCGTCCGGCCTGGGCGGGCGATGATCCCCGCCGAGCAGGCCGCGCGCCACCTCGATCTCGTGCAGGCGCCGTTCACCCTGCCGTCGTCGCGCCTGCTCGTGTTCCGTGAGAACGACGCGACGGGGCAGGATGCCGCGGCCGACGCGCGCGCTCTGCGCGTGCACACTGCCGAGTACGAGAGGCCGCTGCGCGCCTGCCGCGTCATCGACCGGCTCGAGGTGCGCGATGCCGACAGCGAGCTGGTGCCGGTGCGCGAGGTGCGCCCCGACCGCATCGTGTTCGCCGGCGGCGGGACCCTGACGTTCGCCGGCCCCGGAGCGCTGAGCGTGTGCGCACCACCCGGCGGCACCATCGCCTGGACGCTGCCCGACGGCACCCGGCACACGCACGCCGGCGCCGTGCGCCTCCACGTGAGTGCCGACCGCACGATGACCGCCGAGACCCAACGACACCACGACGACGCCCTCGATGCGACCGCGGCGGTATGGGCGGACTGGTTCGGCCGCTGCCCGCACGTGCGCGACGATCTACAGGAGATGACCGCGTTCTGCTGGTGGGTGCTCGGCGCGAACATCGTCGGCCTGCCTCGCCTGGGCGACGTGCGCGCCGTGGTGCCATCGAAGATCGGGTACGTCGGCCTGTGGCAGTGGGACGCCTATTTCATCGCCGCCGGCCTGCGCCACGGCGACCCGGCGCTGGCCCGCGAGCAGCTCGAGCTCGCGTTGCGCTTTCCCACTCCCACCGGGCAACTGGCCGACGTCGTGCATGAAGAGGGCACGCTCGCCTCGAGCGATGACCTGCCCATCGCCGATCGCGCGCACCTGCGCCGCGACGGCTCGGCCATCGCCGACCCCGAGGCGCCGATCCCACTGACCAAGCCGCCTCTGACGGCCTGGGCGCTGCGCGCCGTGCTCGAGGTCTCACCCGATGATGCGTGGGCCCGGCGGATGCTCTCGGTCATCGAACGATCGCAGGACTGGTGGTTCACCTACTCCGACGCCGACGCCGACGGGATGCCGGAATACGCGCATCCCTACTCGTCCGGTCTCGACGACAGCCCGATCTTCGACGGCCGACTACCTGTCGCCTCCCCTGACCTCGGGGCTTACCTCGTGCGGCAAGACCTCGACCTGGCGCTCCTGTGCGAGCAACTGGGCACCGGCGATGCGGCATCCCACCGCCGCCGCGCGCAGCGCACGATGGGTCTGCTTGCGCGCATGTGGCACCCTGAGCGGCGGGCGTTCCTGGCCGAGGGGCGTCCGACCGATGCGATCACCGGTCTCATGCCGCTGCTGACCGGGATGCTCGATGCGCCCACGGTCGACGCACTGGTGGCCGCGCTCGACGACCCCGCACGTTTCGCCACGTCCTGGGCTGTGCCCACGGTCGCAGCCGGCGATGACGACTTCGACCCCGAGCGCATGTGGCGCGGCCCGGTGTGGGTGAACACCAACGTGCTCGTGGCCGAGGGACTCGAGCGCTCGGGCCACCCCGAGCGCGCCCGGCGACTGCGCGAGCAGACCGTGCAGCTGGTGATGCACGCCGGCGGCCCGCACGAATACTTCACACCCGATACCGGGTGCAAGGCCCCCACCGCCACCACCGCCTTCGGCTGGTCGGCGGCGCTGTTCGTCGATCTGGCCGTGCGCCTGTCGGCGTGAGCGCGGGTCAGTCGGTGAAGTAGGTGCTCGAGGCGTTGGCGAGGATGCGAGTGGCCCCGTGCATCCAGTTGATCTCGAGCGCGTCGACGGCGCCGGGCACATCTCCCGCGGCCAGGCACCGGGCGATTTCGGCATGTTCGGCCGAGACGCGGTGGATCGTCGCGTCGCTCGGCACGAGCAGCGACTCGTACCGATGGAACGCGCCGCGTACGGTCTCGATGATCGTGAGCAGGCGCCCGTTCGGGCACGCCGAGAGCATGAGTGTGTGCCACTCGTCGTCCTTGGAGACGACCAGCGAATGTTCGACCTCTTCCTGTGTGAAGGCGGCTGCCATCTCACCCAGACGCACGCCGAGCGTCTTCAACTCATCGAGCGGGCTCAGCCGCAGCGCGAGCCCCTCCAGGGTCGCCATGACGGGCGCGAGCTCTTCGAACTCGGCCTTGCTCAGCGGCGCGAAGCGGAACCCCTTGCCGTTCTCGCTCTCGATCTGCCCATCGCTCTCGAGCCAGATCAGCGCTTCGCGTAGCGGAGTGCGGCTCACGCCGATCTCGTTGGCGAGCTGCACTTCATTGATGCCCTCGCCCGGCCGCACGCGGCCCGAGCGCATCCAGGCCAGCAGTTCATCGCGCACCTGCATGCGCAGGTTCTTCCGCTCGATTGCCATGGATTCTCCTTGTACTTGACCGTCTACAGTATTCAGCATAGCCTCGCTGTATACAGAATACATTTGGCAGCAAGCATCCACCGGTCCCACGCCGAACCCACCTGACGAAGGAGTCCGCATGACCCGGAACCCGCGCCCGTTCGATCTGGGGGCGCTCGCCTACGGCGGCGACTACAACCCCGATCAGTGGAGCGAAGACCTCTGGGCCGAAGACATCGCGCTCATGCAGGAAGCCGGTGTGAACATCGTGACGCTGCCGGTGTTCAGCTGGCCGCAGCTGGAGACCTCCCCCGGCGTCTACGACTGGGCCTGGCTCGACCGCATCATCGATCTGCTATGGGCCGGGGGCATCCACGTCGACTTGGCCACCGCGACGGCCACGCCACCTTCGTGGCTACTGCGTGCACACCCCGAGATGCTGCCGATGGATGCCGACGGCCGGCGCCTCGCGTTCGGCTCGAGGCAGGCGTACTGCCCGAGTTCGCCGGTGTGGCACGAGAACGTGGCGCGCCTGACCCGGGCGATGGCCGAGCGCTACGGTGAGCACCCCGCCGTCGTGCTGTGGCATGTCTCCAACGAGTACGGCGACCACACCGCCCGCTGCTGGTGCCCAGAGTCGTCTCGCCACTTCCGTCGCTGGTTGCAGGAGCGCTACGGCACGCTCGAGCGCCTCAACGACGCGTGGGGCGTGAACGTGTGGGGCCAGCGCTACACCGACTGGGAGCACATCGAGGCCCCTCGGCGCGCCCCCGGGCCCATCAACCCGACGCAGTTGCTCGACTTCGAGCGCTTCTCATCCGACGCACTGCTGGACCTGTTCCGGCTCGAGGTCGACATCCTGCACGCCGCGACGCCCGACATCCCGGTCACGACGAACTTCATGAGCATGTTCCGCGAACTGGACTACTGGCGCTTCGCCGAGGTCGAAGACCTCGTCACCGACGACGCCTACCCCGATCCCGCCGACTCCGCCTCGCACGTGGGCGCGGCCTGGAACTACGGGCTCATGCGGTCGCTGAAGGCCGGTCGGCCGTGGCTGCTGCTCGAGCAGTCGGCGAGCGCCGTCAGCTGGCGCGACGTGAACGTGCCCAAGCCCGACGGCAAGCTGCGCAGCGACAGCCTGCAGGCGATCGCGCACGGATCTGACGGGGCCATGTTCTTTCAGTGGCGCCAGGCGCGCTACGGGCAAGAGAAGTTCCATTCCGCGATGCTCGGCCAGCGCGGCGCACGCTCGCGCACGTTCGCGCAGGCAAAGGCACTGGGCGCCGAGCTGACGCGCCTGGCCCCGGTGCGCGGCACCCGGGTGCGCAGCCGAGCAGCCATCATCGTCGACTGGGACGCATGGTGGGGCTCGACCGCGGCCGAGTCGCTGCCGTCGCAACGATTGAACTGGGCGCGCCAAGTGCGCGCGTACCACCGCGCGCTGCACGCGCTGGGCCACCCCGTCGACGCGGTGCGCGCGACCGGGCCGTTCGACGGCTACGACCTTGTGCTCGCCCCTAACCTCTACATCGCCGACGCCGCGCAGGTCCAGGCTCTGACGGCGTTCGTCGAACAGGGCGGTCACGTGGTGGTCGGGCCGTTCTCAGGCGTCGTCGACACCGAAGAGAAGGTGCACCCCGGTGGTGCGCCCGGGCCGCTGCGAGCGCTGCTGGGCGTCGAGGTCGACGAACAGTGGCCGATCGCCGACGGGCAGCACGGGCAGATCACTTGCGGTGCTGACACCCTGGGCTTCACCGCATGGGCCGAGTGGCTCGAGGCTGGTGACGCCGAGGTGCGCGGCACCTACGGCGGCGGCGACCTCGACGGCCGGCCGGCGATCACCCGCCGCGCGCAGGGCGCCGGCAGCGCCTGGTACATCAGCGCGATGCTCGACGACGACGCGCTGCAGACGGTGTTCCGCGACGTGCTGGCCGACGCGGGCCTGCCGGCGCGAGAGCGCGTCGACCAATCGCTCGATGCCGTGACCCGCTCCGATGCGCACACCGACTACACGTTCGTCCTCAATCACGGGCGCACCCCGCTGCAGGTCGTCGTGCCCGAGGGGCACGACCTGCTCACCGATACCGCGGTGGCGGGGGTGATGCAGCTGCCCGCGTTCGGCGCCGCTGTCATCGCCGCGCCCCGTGCCGACGGCATCCCGTTTCTCACCCTGACCGATTCTCCGCACACGCAAGGAGGGCACGCATGAGCACCGCGTTCACGCACCCCTACATCCCGAACACCGCCGAAGCGACGAAGGCACAGATGCTCACCACGGTGGAGGCGTCATCCGTCGACGAGTTCTACGCCGACGTGCCTGACCGGCTGCGCCTGCACCGCGCGCTGAACCTGCCGGAGCCGCTACCGGCAGAGCAGGACCTGGCCCGGCACGTGCGCGGCATCCTCGCAGCGAACCGTTCGACCGACGAGGTTCTGAGCTTTCTCGGCGCGGGCACGTACAACCACTACGTGCCGGCAGTGGTCGACGAGGTGATCCGCCGCAGCGAGTTCCTCACGGCGTACGCGGGCGAGCCGTATGAAGACCACGGCCGCTTCCACGCACTGTTCGAGTACCAGTCGCTCATGGGCGAGCTGCTGGCGATGGATGTCGTGAACGTGCCGACCTATGACGGCTTTCAGGCCGCGGCCACCGGCATCGCGATGGCCGGGCGTATGACCGGGCGCGCTCGCGTGCTGCAAGTGTCTGACGTGTTGCCCGAGAAGCAGTCGAAGGTGCGCGACTTCGTGCGTGCCCGCATGCACGTCGAGGTCGTCCCGTGCCAGGGGGGGCTGGCCGACCTCGACGCTCTCACGGCCGAACTCGGCGACGATGTGGCCGCGGTCTGGGTCGAGACGCCGAGTGCGACGGGTGCGCTCGAGACGCGCCTGCGTGAGATCGCGGATGCCGCGCACGCAGTCGGCGCGGTCGTCATGGTCGGCACGGACCCGATCGGGTACGGCGTGCTGGCCCCGCCGGCGCTCGCCGGCGCCGACATTGTCACCGGCGACATCCAGTCACTGGGCCTGCACCAGTGGTTCGGCGGGGCGCATGCCGGCTTCATCGCCGTGCACGATGACCCTCGGTTCGTCATGGAGCTCCCCTCGCGTCTGTTCGGCCTGGCCACGACAGATGTGCCCGGCGAGTACGGGTTCGGCGACGTCGCCTACGAGCGCACCTCGTTCGCACTGCGCGAGGAGGGCAAGGAGTGGGTGGGCACCGCCTCGGCCCTATGGGGCATCGCCGCCGGCGTCTACCTCGCCCTCATGGGCCCAGCCGGCATGGCCGAGCTCGGCGAGCTGTTGCTGGCCCGCACCCGTTACGCGCAGCAGGCGCTGGCCGCCGTCGACGGCATCAGGCTCGGCGACGACGCCGTGCATCTGCGCGAGTTCACGGTGCGCTTCGCCGACACCACCGCCGCCGCCGTCATCGAGGCGCTGCGCGCCGACGGCATCGAGCCCGGCGTCGCCGTGGGCGACGACACGCTGCTGGTTTGCGTCACCGAGATGACCTCGCAGGCCGACATCGATCGGCTCGCGGCATCCCTCGCCCGCCTTTCCGCCCCCGCATCCGCTTCCGCACTCAAGGAGCAGCACGCATGAGCCTTCCCGTCGCACCCAAGCCGAGCCCGCGCCGCTTTCACCAGGCGCAGTGGGACGAGCCCATCGTGTTCGAGCTGCACTGCGCCGGCGAGCGCGGTATCGCCGTGACGCCGGTCGAGCCCGGCGTGCGCGAGGCCGTGGGTGACGTGGTCGCCGCACTGCCGGCATCCCTGCGCCGCCCCGCCCCGCCGCATCTGCCCGAGATCGGGCAGAT contains the following coding sequences:
- a CDS encoding ABC transporter substrate-binding protein, whose amino-acid sequence is MLRSRKVLTIATTVTAVTALSLGLGACSGGGGNGGSDGQQTVVWSTWGTPQELTRYKEFDAQFMKDHPNIKVVLQPVADYGDYHTKLLTELASGTAPDVFYIGDDQIGKFVNSNVLMPLNELMSSKDSKTKPDDFAQGLLGAAEKDDKILAEPNDSNPDALWYDKVALKKAGITEDPATLASEGKWTTQKYLEMNDKLHAAGLTGSMFWNYWSTHWSWISSQGGKAFDDNGDFVANTDPTSVAAMDTFGKYFQDKTFVVADTLPSGAGADSVFVTHKAGFFIQGRYTIGTVKSAGDPQNYDVAPWPTPDGKAAPTGVAVSYLAINDKTKVKDAAFTFWTNFLSKDGQTFRLKGSGNAVPSIKGADSVVLDGYPDHAQTLLDMRDLGFEDYATEAQVPGLSTDVSDIMLKLYQGKLTGQQALDQSAQLISSKTSGK
- a CDS encoding carbohydrate ABC transporter permease codes for the protein MTGSSVGIADAAMTGVPAPGAPRAEAAWRRRDRRWGYVFVAPQMIGMGVFVLVPFIAALVLAFAQWDGLTPLSWVGFDNFKTELTDPLFGRALVNTMLIAVVTVPIGLGLAVIVAVALERLKTRTLYLALFFAPVITSSIAVAMIWQQLFRTDGIISRTIAAAFHVPAPDWLADPHLALIAVCIVTIWSSLGLNVVIFLAGLQNISPSVIEAARIDGAGAVALFFRIRLPLLSPVIFFSSIIAFISSLQTFDIVFVLVANAGPDNATRTIVYHIYDLGFGKTQFGVASAASILLLILTLVITAIQFGFQKRFVHYEEGAA
- a CDS encoding carbohydrate ABC transporter permease; this translates as MSTPKPRLTDGTLAAATDSTRALTAPGTSFRPHARPGRTKRRVTATILHVVLLLAGLAMVYPFVWMLVTAFKGLPQLLNQPLSFWPNPWQPQNFIDAWNDAPFGQAYANSIYIAILVVIGTLITASMAGYAFARIKFRGSRVMFVMFLATQMIPMQVTLIPFYLLMAKFGWVDSHLSLIVPAALANPFAVFLMRQFVLSLPKELEEAALVDGAGRWRVFWSIVLPNLRPGLGALAIIVALGTWNNFLLPLVMLNSQNLFTVPLLLQSFQGQFGSINYGLIMAASAVATIPMLVAFVIGQRQILNSMAASGLGGR
- a CDS encoding amylo-alpha-1,6-glucosidase, whose amino-acid sequence is MIPAEQAARHLDLVQAPFTLPSSRLLVFRENDATGQDAAADARALRVHTAEYERPLRACRVIDRLEVRDADSELVPVREVRPDRIVFAGGGTLTFAGPGALSVCAPPGGTIAWTLPDGTRHTHAGAVRLHVSADRTMTAETQRHHDDALDATAAVWADWFGRCPHVRDDLQEMTAFCWWVLGANIVGLPRLGDVRAVVPSKIGYVGLWQWDAYFIAAGLRHGDPALAREQLELALRFPTPTGQLADVVHEEGTLASSDDLPIADRAHLRRDGSAIADPEAPIPLTKPPLTAWALRAVLEVSPDDAWARRMLSVIERSQDWWFTYSDADADGMPEYAHPYSSGLDDSPIFDGRLPVASPDLGAYLVRQDLDLALLCEQLGTGDAASHRRRAQRTMGLLARMWHPERRAFLAEGRPTDAITGLMPLLTGMLDAPTVDALVAALDDPARFATSWAVPTVAAGDDDFDPERMWRGPVWVNTNVLVAEGLERSGHPERARRLREQTVQLVMHAGGPHEYFTPDTGCKAPTATTAFGWSAALFVDLAVRLSA
- a CDS encoding GntR family transcriptional regulator, with amino-acid sequence MAIERKNLRMQVRDELLAWMRSGRVRPGEGINEVQLANEIGVSRTPLREALIWLESDGQIESENGKGFRFAPLSKAEFEELAPVMATLEGLALRLSPLDELKTLGVRLGEMAAAFTQEEVEHSLVVSKDDEWHTLMLSACPNGRLLTIIETVRGAFHRYESLLVPSDATIHRVSAEHAEIARCLAAGDVPGAVDALEINWMHGATRILANASSTYFTD
- a CDS encoding beta-galactosidase; this translates as MTRNPRPFDLGALAYGGDYNPDQWSEDLWAEDIALMQEAGVNIVTLPVFSWPQLETSPGVYDWAWLDRIIDLLWAGGIHVDLATATATPPSWLLRAHPEMLPMDADGRRLAFGSRQAYCPSSPVWHENVARLTRAMAERYGEHPAVVLWHVSNEYGDHTARCWCPESSRHFRRWLQERYGTLERLNDAWGVNVWGQRYTDWEHIEAPRRAPGPINPTQLLDFERFSSDALLDLFRLEVDILHAATPDIPVTTNFMSMFRELDYWRFAEVEDLVTDDAYPDPADSASHVGAAWNYGLMRSLKAGRPWLLLEQSASAVSWRDVNVPKPDGKLRSDSLQAIAHGSDGAMFFQWRQARYGQEKFHSAMLGQRGARSRTFAQAKALGAELTRLAPVRGTRVRSRAAIIVDWDAWWGSTAAESLPSQRLNWARQVRAYHRALHALGHPVDAVRATGPFDGYDLVLAPNLYIADAAQVQALTAFVEQGGHVVVGPFSGVVDTEEKVHPGGAPGPLRALLGVEVDEQWPIADGQHGQITCGADTLGFTAWAEWLEAGDAEVRGTYGGGDLDGRPAITRRAQGAGSAWYISAMLDDDALQTVFRDVLADAGLPARERVDQSLDAVTRSDAHTDYTFVLNHGRTPLQVVVPEGHDLLTDTAVAGVMQLPAFGAAVIAAPRADGIPFLTLTDSPHTQGGHA
- the gcvPA gene encoding aminomethyl-transferring glycine dehydrogenase subunit GcvPA — its product is MSTAFTHPYIPNTAEATKAQMLTTVEASSVDEFYADVPDRLRLHRALNLPEPLPAEQDLARHVRGILAANRSTDEVLSFLGAGTYNHYVPAVVDEVIRRSEFLTAYAGEPYEDHGRFHALFEYQSLMGELLAMDVVNVPTYDGFQAAATGIAMAGRMTGRARVLQVSDVLPEKQSKVRDFVRARMHVEVVPCQGGLADLDALTAELGDDVAAVWVETPSATGALETRLREIADAAHAVGAVVMVGTDPIGYGVLAPPALAGADIVTGDIQSLGLHQWFGGAHAGFIAVHDDPRFVMELPSRLFGLATTDVPGEYGFGDVAYERTSFALREEGKEWVGTASALWGIAAGVYLALMGPAGMAELGELLLARTRYAQQALAAVDGIRLGDDAVHLREFTVRFADTTAAAVIEALRADGIEPGVAVGDDTLLVCVTEMTSQADIDRLAASLARLSAPASASALKEQHA